Proteins encoded in a region of the Diospyros lotus cultivar Yz01 chromosome 9, ASM1463336v1, whole genome shotgun sequence genome:
- the LOC127810529 gene encoding RNA demethylase ALKBH10B isoform X3: protein MAMPSGNVVVSDKMQFPSGGGGAVGGGGEILRQSHPRQWFPDERDGFISWLRGEFAAANAIIDSLCHHLRLVGEPGEYDGVIGCIQQRRCNWNTVLHMQQYFPVADVIYALQQVSWRRQQRYFDPVKVPGKEFKRSGIGSRHGQRVETAKEGHNFNVENLSSDANASGKLAGLEKGEKVAEKGLEAKIGAQVVTSDDKNVAVAEDKKDVVSKPEADNSVESHGNSEGTVACDSEVAVKGHDDGAASGSKGTSNGPVENDSHSTQIPQENRNSMIIPKTFVGTEILEGKAVNVVDGMKLYEELLDVSEVTKLVSLVNDLRAAGRRGQLQGQTFVVSKRPMKGHGREMIQLGLPVADAPPEDENVVATSKDRRVESIPGLLQDVIERLVGMQIMPLKPDSCIIDIFNEGDHSQPHMWPSWYGRPVCLLFLTECDMTFGRVIGIDHPGDYRGPLRLSLASGSLLVMQGKSSDYAKHAIPVLRKQRILVTFTKSQPKKNASDGQRPASATVAPSSHWGPPPSRSPNHIRHSLPKHYGPVPATGVLPAPSVRPQLVPTNGIQPLFVPGPVAPAMPFPAQVALPPASSGWPAPPPRHPPPRLPVPGTGVFLPPPGSGNSPTQQLSSTAAADTSLSAETTPAAEKDHCMGKPNGNTNTSPKIKVDGKMAQEECNGSTDENGGDEVVAKDEVQQQTADTKVSANKPAGTV, encoded by the exons ATGGCAATGCCATCGGGAAATGTGGTTGTTTCCGATAAAATGCAGTTTCCGAGCGGCGGCGGTGGGGCCGTCGGTGGGGGCGGCGAGATCCTCCGCCAGTCCCACCCCCGCCAGTGGTTCCCCGATGAGCGGGACGGGTTCATCTCGTGGCTGCGCGGAGAATTTGCGGCCGCCAATGCTATAATTGATTCGCTGTGTCACCATTTGAGGTTGGTTGGGGAACCCGGGGAGTATGATGGGGTTATTGGGTGTATACAGCAGAGGAGGTGCAATTGGAACACGGTTCTTCATATGCAGCAGTACTTCCCTGTTGCCGACGTGATATACGCCTTGCAGCAGGTGAGTTGGAGGCGGCAACAGCGGTATTTCGATCCGGTAAAGGTGCCTGGAAAGGAGTTTAAGAGATCTGGAATTGGGTCTAGGCACGGACAGAGAGTTGAAACTGCCAAGGAAGGTCATAATTTTAATGTGGAAAACCTGAGTTCTGATGCCAATGCTTCTGGCAAATTGGCGGGTTTAGAGAAGGGAGAGAAAGTAGCCGAAAAGGGGTTAGAAGCTAAAATTGGTGCCCAAGTTGTGACTTCTGATGATAAGAATGTGGCAGTTGCAGAGGACAAAAAAG ATGTGGTTTCTAAACCTGAAGCAGATAACTCTGTTGAGAGTCATGGCAATTCAGAGGGAACTGTAGCCTGTGATTCAGAAGTTGCGGTGAAGGGGCATGACGATGGAGCTGCCTCAGGCTCTAAAG ggaCTAGCAATGGACCTGTGGAGAATGATTCCCATTCTACTCAGATTCCACAAGAGAACCGGAATTCCATGATCATTCCGAAAACTTTTGTTGGTACAGAGATATTAGAGGGGAAGGCG GTTAATGTGGTTGATGGAATGAAATTGTATGAAGAGCTGTTAGATGTCTCTGAGGTTACAAAACTTGTTTCATTGGTGAATGATCTGAGAGCAGCAGGAAGAAGAGGGCAGTTGCAAG GACAAACATTTGTGGTTTCAAAGAGACCCATGAAGGGGCACGGAAGAGAGATGATTCAATTGGGCCTCCCTGTTGCAGATGCACCACCTGAAGATGAAAATGTAGTCGCAACCTCCAAAG ATCGAAGAGTGGAATCTATCCCTGGCTTGCTGCAAGATGTTATTGAACGCTTAGTTGGCATGCAAATTATGCCTTTGAAGCCAGATTCTTGCATTATTGATATCTTTAATGAG GGTGATCATTCCCAGCCACACATGTGGCCTTCATGGTATGGAAGGCCTGTCTGTCTTCTTTTCTTGACAGAATGTGACATGACTTTTGGGAGAGTAATTGGAATAGACCATCCTGGGGACTATAGAGGACCCCTTAGGCTTTCTCTTGCATCTGG ATCCCTGCTAGTAATGCAAGGAAAGTCCTCAGACTATGCAAAACATGCCATACCTGTCCTCCGCAAACAGCGAATACTTGTTACCTTCACAAAGTCACAGCCAAAGAAAAACGCTAGTGATGGACAGCGTCCTGCTTCTGCTACTGTTGCACCAAGCTCTCACTGGGGGCCACCACCTAGTAGGTCACCGAATCATATTCGTCATTCTCTGCCAAAGCATTATGGCCCCGTCCCAGCGACTGGAGTGTTGCCAGCTCCATCTGTTCGCCCTCAGCTTGTACCTACAAATGGCATCCAGCCACTTTTTGTGCCTGGCCCAGTTGCCCCAGCCATGCCTTTTCCTGCACAAGTTGCTCTCCCACCTGCCTCATCTGGGTGGCCGGCACCGCCTCCGAGGCATCCTCCGCCTCGTCTACCAGTGCCAGGCACTGGAGTTTTCCTTCCTCCCCCTGGTTCTGGTAATTCACCAACTCAACAATTATCATCAACTGCGGCAGCTGATACAAGCCTTTCTGCAGAAACAACACCTGCAGCAGAAAAAGACCATTGTATGGGCAAACCAAATGGGAATACTAATACTTCTCCAAAAATTAAGGTAGATGGGAAGATGGCACAAGAAGAGTGCAACGGAAGCACCGATGAAAATGGTGGGGACGAAGTTGTGGCAAAGGATGAAGTGCAGCAGCAAACTGCTGACACGAAGGTGTCGGCTAACAAACCAGCTGGAActgtttag
- the LOC127810529 gene encoding RNA demethylase ALKBH10B isoform X2, with product MAMPSGNVVVSDKMQFPSGGGGAVGGGGEILRQSHPRQWFPDERDGFISWLRGEFAAANAIIDSLCHHLRLVGEPGEYDGVIGCIQQRRCNWNTVLHMQQYFPVADVIYALQQVSWRRQQRYFDPVKVPGKEFKRSGIGSRHGQRVETAKEGHNFNVENLSSDANASGKLAGLEKGEKVAEKGLEAKIGAQVVTSDDKNVAVAEDKKDVVSKPEADNSVESHGNSEGTVACDSEVAVKGHDDGAASGSKGTSNGPVENDSHSTQIPQENRNSMIIPKTFVGTEILEGKAVNVVDGMKLYEELLDVSEVTKLVSLVNDLRAAGRRGQLQAGQTFVVSKRPMKGHGREMIQLGLPVADAPPEDENVVATSKDRRVESIPGLLQDVIERLVGMQIMPLKPDSCIIDIFNEGDHSQPHMWPSWYGRPVCLLFLTECDMTFGRVIGIDHPGDYRGPLRLSLASGSLLVMQGKSSDYAKHAIPVLRKQRILVTFTKSQPKKNASDGQRPASATVAPSSHWGPPPSRSPNHIRHSLPKHYGPVPATGVLPAPSVRPQLVPTNGIQPLFVPGPVAPAMPFPAQVALPPASSGWPAPPPRHPPPRLPVPGTGVFLPPPGSGNSPTQQLSSTAAADTSLSAETTPAAEKDHCMGKPNGNTNTSPKIKVDGKMAQEECNGSTDENGGDEVVAKDEVQQQTADTKVSANKPAGTV from the exons ATGGCAATGCCATCGGGAAATGTGGTTGTTTCCGATAAAATGCAGTTTCCGAGCGGCGGCGGTGGGGCCGTCGGTGGGGGCGGCGAGATCCTCCGCCAGTCCCACCCCCGCCAGTGGTTCCCCGATGAGCGGGACGGGTTCATCTCGTGGCTGCGCGGAGAATTTGCGGCCGCCAATGCTATAATTGATTCGCTGTGTCACCATTTGAGGTTGGTTGGGGAACCCGGGGAGTATGATGGGGTTATTGGGTGTATACAGCAGAGGAGGTGCAATTGGAACACGGTTCTTCATATGCAGCAGTACTTCCCTGTTGCCGACGTGATATACGCCTTGCAGCAGGTGAGTTGGAGGCGGCAACAGCGGTATTTCGATCCGGTAAAGGTGCCTGGAAAGGAGTTTAAGAGATCTGGAATTGGGTCTAGGCACGGACAGAGAGTTGAAACTGCCAAGGAAGGTCATAATTTTAATGTGGAAAACCTGAGTTCTGATGCCAATGCTTCTGGCAAATTGGCGGGTTTAGAGAAGGGAGAGAAAGTAGCCGAAAAGGGGTTAGAAGCTAAAATTGGTGCCCAAGTTGTGACTTCTGATGATAAGAATGTGGCAGTTGCAGAGGACAAAAAAG ATGTGGTTTCTAAACCTGAAGCAGATAACTCTGTTGAGAGTCATGGCAATTCAGAGGGAACTGTAGCCTGTGATTCAGAAGTTGCGGTGAAGGGGCATGACGATGGAGCTGCCTCAGGCTCTAAAG ggaCTAGCAATGGACCTGTGGAGAATGATTCCCATTCTACTCAGATTCCACAAGAGAACCGGAATTCCATGATCATTCCGAAAACTTTTGTTGGTACAGAGATATTAGAGGGGAAGGCG GTTAATGTGGTTGATGGAATGAAATTGTATGAAGAGCTGTTAGATGTCTCTGAGGTTACAAAACTTGTTTCATTGGTGAATGATCTGAGAGCAGCAGGAAGAAGAGGGCAGTTGCAAG CAGGACAAACATTTGTGGTTTCAAAGAGACCCATGAAGGGGCACGGAAGAGAGATGATTCAATTGGGCCTCCCTGTTGCAGATGCACCACCTGAAGATGAAAATGTAGTCGCAACCTCCAAAG ATCGAAGAGTGGAATCTATCCCTGGCTTGCTGCAAGATGTTATTGAACGCTTAGTTGGCATGCAAATTATGCCTTTGAAGCCAGATTCTTGCATTATTGATATCTTTAATGAG GGTGATCATTCCCAGCCACACATGTGGCCTTCATGGTATGGAAGGCCTGTCTGTCTTCTTTTCTTGACAGAATGTGACATGACTTTTGGGAGAGTAATTGGAATAGACCATCCTGGGGACTATAGAGGACCCCTTAGGCTTTCTCTTGCATCTGG ATCCCTGCTAGTAATGCAAGGAAAGTCCTCAGACTATGCAAAACATGCCATACCTGTCCTCCGCAAACAGCGAATACTTGTTACCTTCACAAAGTCACAGCCAAAGAAAAACGCTAGTGATGGACAGCGTCCTGCTTCTGCTACTGTTGCACCAAGCTCTCACTGGGGGCCACCACCTAGTAGGTCACCGAATCATATTCGTCATTCTCTGCCAAAGCATTATGGCCCCGTCCCAGCGACTGGAGTGTTGCCAGCTCCATCTGTTCGCCCTCAGCTTGTACCTACAAATGGCATCCAGCCACTTTTTGTGCCTGGCCCAGTTGCCCCAGCCATGCCTTTTCCTGCACAAGTTGCTCTCCCACCTGCCTCATCTGGGTGGCCGGCACCGCCTCCGAGGCATCCTCCGCCTCGTCTACCAGTGCCAGGCACTGGAGTTTTCCTTCCTCCCCCTGGTTCTGGTAATTCACCAACTCAACAATTATCATCAACTGCGGCAGCTGATACAAGCCTTTCTGCAGAAACAACACCTGCAGCAGAAAAAGACCATTGTATGGGCAAACCAAATGGGAATACTAATACTTCTCCAAAAATTAAGGTAGATGGGAAGATGGCACAAGAAGAGTGCAACGGAAGCACCGATGAAAATGGTGGGGACGAAGTTGTGGCAAAGGATGAAGTGCAGCAGCAAACTGCTGACACGAAGGTGTCGGCTAACAAACCAGCTGGAActgtttag
- the LOC127810529 gene encoding RNA demethylase ALKBH10B isoform X1, giving the protein MAMPSGNVVVSDKMQFPSGGGGAVGGGGEILRQSHPRQWFPDERDGFISWLRGEFAAANAIIDSLCHHLRLVGEPGEYDGVIGCIQQRRCNWNTVLHMQQYFPVADVIYALQQVSWRRQQRYFDPVKVPGKEFKRSGIGSRHGQRVETAKEGHNFNVENLSSDANASGKLAGLEKGEKVAEKGLEAKIGAQVVTSDDKNVAVAEDKKDVVSKPEADNSVESHGNSEGTVACDSEVAVKGHDDGAASGSKGTSNGPVENDSHSTQIPQENRNSMIIPKTFVGTEILEGKAVNVVDGMKLYEELLDVSEVTKLVSLVNDLRAAGRRGQLQEAGQTFVVSKRPMKGHGREMIQLGLPVADAPPEDENVVATSKDRRVESIPGLLQDVIERLVGMQIMPLKPDSCIIDIFNEGDHSQPHMWPSWYGRPVCLLFLTECDMTFGRVIGIDHPGDYRGPLRLSLASGSLLVMQGKSSDYAKHAIPVLRKQRILVTFTKSQPKKNASDGQRPASATVAPSSHWGPPPSRSPNHIRHSLPKHYGPVPATGVLPAPSVRPQLVPTNGIQPLFVPGPVAPAMPFPAQVALPPASSGWPAPPPRHPPPRLPVPGTGVFLPPPGSGNSPTQQLSSTAAADTSLSAETTPAAEKDHCMGKPNGNTNTSPKIKVDGKMAQEECNGSTDENGGDEVVAKDEVQQQTADTKVSANKPAGTV; this is encoded by the exons ATGGCAATGCCATCGGGAAATGTGGTTGTTTCCGATAAAATGCAGTTTCCGAGCGGCGGCGGTGGGGCCGTCGGTGGGGGCGGCGAGATCCTCCGCCAGTCCCACCCCCGCCAGTGGTTCCCCGATGAGCGGGACGGGTTCATCTCGTGGCTGCGCGGAGAATTTGCGGCCGCCAATGCTATAATTGATTCGCTGTGTCACCATTTGAGGTTGGTTGGGGAACCCGGGGAGTATGATGGGGTTATTGGGTGTATACAGCAGAGGAGGTGCAATTGGAACACGGTTCTTCATATGCAGCAGTACTTCCCTGTTGCCGACGTGATATACGCCTTGCAGCAGGTGAGTTGGAGGCGGCAACAGCGGTATTTCGATCCGGTAAAGGTGCCTGGAAAGGAGTTTAAGAGATCTGGAATTGGGTCTAGGCACGGACAGAGAGTTGAAACTGCCAAGGAAGGTCATAATTTTAATGTGGAAAACCTGAGTTCTGATGCCAATGCTTCTGGCAAATTGGCGGGTTTAGAGAAGGGAGAGAAAGTAGCCGAAAAGGGGTTAGAAGCTAAAATTGGTGCCCAAGTTGTGACTTCTGATGATAAGAATGTGGCAGTTGCAGAGGACAAAAAAG ATGTGGTTTCTAAACCTGAAGCAGATAACTCTGTTGAGAGTCATGGCAATTCAGAGGGAACTGTAGCCTGTGATTCAGAAGTTGCGGTGAAGGGGCATGACGATGGAGCTGCCTCAGGCTCTAAAG ggaCTAGCAATGGACCTGTGGAGAATGATTCCCATTCTACTCAGATTCCACAAGAGAACCGGAATTCCATGATCATTCCGAAAACTTTTGTTGGTACAGAGATATTAGAGGGGAAGGCG GTTAATGTGGTTGATGGAATGAAATTGTATGAAGAGCTGTTAGATGTCTCTGAGGTTACAAAACTTGTTTCATTGGTGAATGATCTGAGAGCAGCAGGAAGAAGAGGGCAGTTGCAAG AAGCAGGACAAACATTTGTGGTTTCAAAGAGACCCATGAAGGGGCACGGAAGAGAGATGATTCAATTGGGCCTCCCTGTTGCAGATGCACCACCTGAAGATGAAAATGTAGTCGCAACCTCCAAAG ATCGAAGAGTGGAATCTATCCCTGGCTTGCTGCAAGATGTTATTGAACGCTTAGTTGGCATGCAAATTATGCCTTTGAAGCCAGATTCTTGCATTATTGATATCTTTAATGAG GGTGATCATTCCCAGCCACACATGTGGCCTTCATGGTATGGAAGGCCTGTCTGTCTTCTTTTCTTGACAGAATGTGACATGACTTTTGGGAGAGTAATTGGAATAGACCATCCTGGGGACTATAGAGGACCCCTTAGGCTTTCTCTTGCATCTGG ATCCCTGCTAGTAATGCAAGGAAAGTCCTCAGACTATGCAAAACATGCCATACCTGTCCTCCGCAAACAGCGAATACTTGTTACCTTCACAAAGTCACAGCCAAAGAAAAACGCTAGTGATGGACAGCGTCCTGCTTCTGCTACTGTTGCACCAAGCTCTCACTGGGGGCCACCACCTAGTAGGTCACCGAATCATATTCGTCATTCTCTGCCAAAGCATTATGGCCCCGTCCCAGCGACTGGAGTGTTGCCAGCTCCATCTGTTCGCCCTCAGCTTGTACCTACAAATGGCATCCAGCCACTTTTTGTGCCTGGCCCAGTTGCCCCAGCCATGCCTTTTCCTGCACAAGTTGCTCTCCCACCTGCCTCATCTGGGTGGCCGGCACCGCCTCCGAGGCATCCTCCGCCTCGTCTACCAGTGCCAGGCACTGGAGTTTTCCTTCCTCCCCCTGGTTCTGGTAATTCACCAACTCAACAATTATCATCAACTGCGGCAGCTGATACAAGCCTTTCTGCAGAAACAACACCTGCAGCAGAAAAAGACCATTGTATGGGCAAACCAAATGGGAATACTAATACTTCTCCAAAAATTAAGGTAGATGGGAAGATGGCACAAGAAGAGTGCAACGGAAGCACCGATGAAAATGGTGGGGACGAAGTTGTGGCAAAGGATGAAGTGCAGCAGCAAACTGCTGACACGAAGGTGTCGGCTAACAAACCAGCTGGAActgtttag